The DNA region GTTCAAACTGTCCAATTTGCTTACTCTCAATTCGAAAATAAGTTTGCAATGGCATCGTAACTTCAACGCCTTTAGGTACATAAATAAAAGTTCCTCCACTCCAAACAGCGCTGTTCAAAGCTGCAAATTTGTTATCAGAGGCTGGAACTAATTTGGAAAAATATTCTCTAAAAATTTCAGGATGGTTCAAAAGCGCTTGCGATGGTTCAAGAAAAATTACCCCCTCATCTTCCCATTCTGATTTCATATGATGGTAAATCATTTCCGATTCATGTTGAGCACCAAGACCTGCCAAAAACTCTTGCTCCGCTTGAGGCAAACCTAACTTCTCAAATGTTTTTTTTGTTTCAGGTAACACATCATCCCACGAACGTTTTTGCTCTTGCAAAGGCTTAACATAATAATTAATCGAATCAAAATTTAAATTTTTCAAAGAAGGACCAAAATGAGGCATTGGAAGTTTATAAAAAATATTTAAAGCTTCAAGACGAAAATCCAGCATCCATTGCGGTTCATTTTTTTGCGTGGAAATACTCCTTACAAGTTGCTCATCAAGCCCAAAATTTAATTCATCATTTTTCATAGCAAAAACCTTTGCAAAAACGGATAAAAATTAGTTTTTAGATTACAAAAAAGAGGGGAATAAAGCAAAAGGACAAAAAGAGATTGATAATCCCTTTATATTTATTCCTATTTTTTTAAATTAATTTATATATTCATTCTTAGTTTAACTTTTAATTTATTTTTATCTTTGGATTGCTCCACGCAAGGTGACAGAGAGGATTATACGCAAAATCCTCTCTGTACTCTCCTATGCGCCAAAAGAGCACTTTTGGATTTCCTTCAGCGCTAAACTTGTCGGGATACAACTTCGTTGTACTCCGACTTTAAACAAATAGCGCTGGATCAGAATCTTACAATAAGATTCTTTGTCTTACGACTATTTCAAAAGACTATATTTTGATAGCAGTATCTCGGAACTCTTCGCGTCATTCTCGCGAATGCGAGAATCCATTTTTATTGTAACTTCCTTTATTTTTCTAAATTTGAATTGTTGAAAAATTTAGAAAAACATCTTTATGAGAATGTAGGATTCCAAATTAGCGCTACCTGTTTGAACTGCAGTCCAGTTTTACTGGATGCAGGAGTTTAGCGCGTAAAAAAGATTCCAAAGAAAATTTCTTTGGTTTGGGGATCCAAGGGTGCTCAAATTCAGCACCCTTGGCCCGTGCGGGTAGCACCTTTGATAAAAAAAATTATAAAAACAAACTTAAAGCAGAATAATGTTATAATTCCTATAAACAAAATCTTAAATCTCCTTATAATCATTAATAAAAACCCTATTTTCAAAAGGAATTTATGTCAAAAAAATCCCCTCTGCTTTTAGGTACAGTCCTAATCTTAGAAAAAAATAATAAGTACCTTCTTGGCAAACGAAAAAATACAAATTACATGGAAGGCTTTTATGGACTTCCTGGTGGCAAAGTTGATGAAGGCGAATCGCTCACACAAGCACTTATTCGTGAAGCAAAAGAAGAACTTGGAATTAATGTAAATAAATCAGATCTAAAACTTGTACATGTTTTGAACAAAAAAGATGGAGTTTATTTCTTCTTTTACGGGTTAAAATGGGAAGGTGAACCAACAAACCAAGAACCACATAAATGTGAAGATTTAAACTGGTTTGCGATTGATGCACTTCCACAAAATACAATTTATTATGTAAAAGATTTGATCGAAAAAACAAAAAACAATGATATGTATACCGAAAATTTTGATTACGAATAAAGGTAATAGAATGATAAAAGTTAAATTTCACGATTTAAACTCTATCGAAGATCATAAACTAACTTTTGCTGCAATTTGCGCTGAACATAAATCTATGTGGATCTGGTGCAAAAACAAAAACCGGGCCTGGGAAATACCGGGCGGAAGACGCGAACCAAATGAAAATATTTTGGATACAGCAAAAAGAGAACTTTATGAGGAAACCGGAGCAAAAGAGTTTGAATTAACAGCTCTTTTTGAATATTCTGTAACTATAAACGATATCACTACTTTCGGCAGAATATTTTATGCAGAGATACAAGAGCTAGGCGATTTACCTTCATTTGAAATAGAAAAAATTGAACTTTTAAACATTGTTCCAACGGAACTTTCATTTCCCAAAATTCAGCCTTTAGTTTTTGAAGAGGCAAAAAAGAGAAGAAATTCTTTTTAAATAAAAATAAATTTAACTTTGAATCTTGATGTTTTACCATCAAATGGTGTAAATTTTGCCAACACATGGTAATATTTATACCATTGAAGTTCAAATTTTGAAGGAAAAACATGTTTTTTAAAAGAAATATAACAGAAAAGCTCCAAAAAGCATTAACTCGAAGTCCTGTAGTTTTATTAACAGGAGCAAGGCAGACGGGAAAATCAACCTTGGTAAAAAAACTCACCTCAAAAGAAAAATTTTCTAATTACGTATCCTTTGACGATTTACGTTATTTATCTGCAGCAAAATCAGATCCTATTGGATTTTTATCAAATATAGAAAAACCAACGATATTAGATGAGGTACAAAGAGTTCCTGAAATTTTTCTTTCTATAAAAAATTATATCGATCAAAATCGAATTCCGGGAACTTTTATCCTAACAGGATCTGCAAACCCTCTTTTAATTCCAACACTTGGTGACTCTCTTGCCGGAAGAATGGAAATCGTAAAACTTTATCCACTTTCTGTAGGTGAAATAATAGGAACAAAAGAATCTTTTATTGATTTAATTTTTGATGGGAAAATACAGCAATTAAAAGCAACTAAGATTAATAAAGAAACAATTTTCAAAAAGCTAATCTTAGGTGGTTATCCTCCTGTACAAAATTTGGATCAAGAAGGAGTCGACGCCTGGTTTAATTCATATTTAGAAACTATTTTACAAAGAGATGTAAAAGATCTTGCAAAAATCGAAGGACTTACTCAATTGCCAAATCTTTTAAATCTAATCGCAACAAGAGTTGGTGGGCTTTTAAATATTGCAGAATTATCGCGCTCCAGCGGAATTTCAAATTCAACACTACATAGATATTTAACATTACTTGAAACGTTATATCTCATAACATTCATACAACCATGGAGCACAAACTTAGGAAAAAGATTTGTGAAATCATCAAAACTTTATTTGATAGATTGTGGAATATTATTACATCTAGTGCGATGTGACGAAGAAAGATTAATGAATGACTCACAAATTTTTGGAAGATCTTTCGAAAATTTTATAGTTACAGAAATATTAAAACAAGCAACTTGGTGTCGAAATCAAGCCAAAATTTACCATTATCGCACGCAAAGTGGCAATGAAGTTGATTTAATCTTAGAAGATAAATCGGGAAGAGTATTCGGAATAGAAATCAAAAGTAGTGAAACAATTACAAAAGACCATTTTAAAGGATTATCACATCTTCAAGAAACACTAAAAGATAAATTTGTAGGCGGAATCGTTTTATACACAGGCAACGAAAAAATTCCTTTCGGAAATAATCTTTGGGCCATTCCTGTAAATGCTATGTGGGAAAACTAAAAATAAAATATGGAGATCAAATGAAACTTATTAAAATTTTATTCATATTTTTGTTTATTTTTTCCAGCAACATTTTTGCAGGAGCTGGTTGTTCAACACGCAGAACAAAAGTAATTGATCCATTACCGCCACAACCACAAAGAAGAGAACAACCTACACAAACGGCTCCTATTCCCTTACAAAGAATAGAAACCTCGGCACAAACGGATCCAACACCTCCCATTCCCGCTTTATCCGAAAGAATTAGAACTGCTATGATTCCATTTTCGCATGATGAAGAAGCAACTTTGGAGACTTTAAGAAAGTTAGTAATCGAAAATTTTCTTATGGACAGTGAAATTCCAATACACAGTGTGTCGATCTCATATAATGACGATGTTTATCTTGATGAAGGCTCGGCTCATTTTATTTTAAAATTCTGTCCTTACATTACTAAACTGAAAATCAGAATTGATCTTATCAAACTAACACAGAGCGATCTAGAAATTTTCATTAGGGGTTTAAAATATCTAAAAAAAGTAACCCTTAATGAAAGGTTCGATTGGTATAGACCCCAAGCCTTAAAAAAATATTATATGCATCAAGAAAGTCGTAATGAACCAACAAATTTATTAATTATCTTAAATGAATTAAATTATAGTGAAACCCTAGATGAAATATCCGTATATTGTGACTATTTAGGTATAAAATCAATCTTAAAAAGCAATTTGCTAAACAAACGCAATATCATTTGGAATCTTGAATTTGATGGATGGATGGATGAAACATTTGAAAATACCCCACTTCTCAACCTCGTTCATAATATAGATTTCTCACAAATTCCTAAACGGCTTAACTTTGATGATATGCAAAAGTTATTAGAGACTATGCATTTACCACCAAACCATAACAACGTTCTAAAACATAATGAATATTTAAAAAGAATGAGTCAGCCTAGTGTTTGTGCATATGATTTTTTTTAACACCCTTTACTTCGAAAATAAAATGTAAGCTTCTACAAAATCTGGAAACTGCTTTATATAGCTTTTAAAAAGATCACGATTTTCAAATGTTCCAGTAAAAAAATCTAATTGGTAAATATTTTCATCAAAAGCACCGCCTGTATCTGCAAGTATTCCAATTCGAATATCATCTTTTTGAGTTACTGCATTTTTATATTTGATTGCGATGATCATACCAAGTCCAATATTTTTGACATCACCGGCAAAGCAAACATTCGGTTTAATATCTATTTTTTTAGAATCGCCAAACCCTTTTATCCCATTAACTTCTCGAAAAAACCAATAACGTTTTTGCTCTGTTTTATCAGTTATATTTCGGTCATATGAAATTTCATTCGATTTATGAACATTAAAAGATCTAATAGTTCCATCTGGCATTTTCACAACAATAGTACCTTGCAATATTGCTTCTTCCAAATCTTCGCGAGTAATCCAAACCAAGGCGGCTACTTTATTTTTGACATCTTGTTTTTCTAAAGCTCCGTTTATAATTTCTTGTTTTGTATACTTTAAACGAATCAAATCATTTTTTTTATTCTTAATTTCTAAATCTGTTAAATCTCGCTCATCGTATGGTACCTGGTATAAAGCGCATGAGTATTTCAAAGTTTTATAATAACTTCCGCTCGACATATGAACTAAATACTTTGTTAATCTAATGCTACCGTCTGGAAGTTTCACTTTATGTTTTAAAGCAGCATTTTGATCCCCACTCCAATGAATAAAATTAAAATTTTCTTCTAAAATTTTCCAATCTATTTCACCATTTTTTGAATATCTTGTTAAAACAGAAAGTCTTTCAAGCGAATCCAAAGTTTTATTTAGATAGCTTTGGTCATCTTTAAATAGTTTGGAACCAATTTTTCCCTCACTCAAAAGACGCTCTTTATTAGCTTGAAGAAATTTTATAGCACTTTGTGATACAGAAGCTAAATCATCGTAATTGGTTACAAAAGAATACCCTCCAAAACAAGAAAAATCTGAAATCTTTTGGAATAAAACAGAGTCAGAAAAACAATAATTAACTCTCCAAATAAAAAGCAAAAGTAAAAAAATTATTTTTAAATAGATATTTTTTTGAAACATTCTTTATCCTAATCTAATAAATTTATTAAAAAAAATTTTAAATTACTTAAACTTTACATTTTGATAACTTGCATTGTCAATTCAGTAAAAATTAACAACCAAAAAATTGGGAGAGCATAATGAATAAATTAGAGATAGGCTTTGTTCTCAAAAATAGTTTCCCCAAAAAAGAAAAATCAACCATCCTTGCACGCGATTTGGGTAAAATAGAACTTATAGAAATTAAAAAAAATAAACTCAAAATAAAGCTCTCTCCTGGTATGCTGATAGCTTTTAACATAATAACAACCAAATCTAATATTTATATTGTAGAAAACGTTAAAACATTGATGATCCCAATGATGTATAAAAACTTACAAGAAATGCAGTGGATGCACAGTCTACTTGAAATTTGTTACTATTTTTTGCCGCTTGATGAGCCCAACGCAAATATTTTTGCAATAATTTACGAAGCATTTCATTTTTTAGAATCCTCAGAACACTTTCAAGAGGATTTTAAAATTATAAAAAAATTAACAATTTTAAAACTTCTAAAGCATCTAGGATTTTATCCAGAAAATAATTTGCAGCAAATTACAACAACATTTGAAGATTTGGTTTCTGCATTTATTGACATTCCAAACCATCAAAATATAAAATCGATTCAAACATTTATAGCTTCTACAAACAAATTTGACATTAATTTGATTGATACGTGGATGTTAAACTGCCTAAAACAACATCCAAACTACTCTTCTTTCAAAGCCACCAAAATGCTTGCCTAAAAAATAATTAATGAGGGGAATAATGAAAAAATTATTTAATAAAATATCAATATATTCACTAGCGATAGTCATATTACTAACCTGCAATACACTAAAAACAATATCTTTTACATTTACTGAGGATAAACCTGAAACAGCTCTATTTTTGAATCCTATTGAATTAAGAAAAAAACAAATAGCAGATTTAAATCAATTCGAAAAAAGCTTTTTGCAGCAATCAAAAGATGCAAAAAGTAATATTTCGAAAAAAATAGGACTCGTAAATAGCCAAATCACAGAAACCGAGTCTTTGATAAAAAATTCTCCAATGAGCGAAGCAGAAATTTATAAGAAAAAACTAAATAAACTAAAAGAAAGAAAAAATAAATTACAAAATTTGAAAGAATCTTGGAACTCCGCCGAAGAGATAATTCCGGAACATAAAAAGACATTAGAAGAAATAATAGAAAATTTACAGAAAGAATCTACTAATCAAGAAGTAAAATTAGTTTATTCTTTAAAAGATCTCAAAGAAGCTCAAAACTCCATCACCGAATTAATGCATAAAATAAATATTGAAAATTTTAAAAAAGAATGGATTTTAAAACAAAAAAAATCTGAAGAAGACGATATCCAATCTATTCAAAAAGAAATTGATACCAAAAAAAAGGAACAAAAAAGAATATTAGAAAAAAATACAACACTAAAAGCAGATGATGATAGCATTTCAGCTAAAAATGCCTTGCATCAAGCTGAAATCATAGATATTGACCTCAATATAGCAAATGATCGAAAAGAAAACGCCGAGATTTCTACAATCAAATTAGATTTAGAAATAAAAAACAAAGAAAGTGAAATAAAACTTTTAGAACTTCGACTAGAAAAATTAAAAATAGACCTATCAATAATTCAAGACAGACTTTACATAAACAAAGCAGATCTTGAATCTATGCAAGAAGAACTTACTAAAGAACGTCAAGCATATTTAGAAGTTGTTAATGAATTAAACAAAGAAAAAGAATACAAAAAATTTGAAAAAGAAAATTATCGATTAATGGTTTCTCTCTTACTTGATGAAAAAAAAGCGAAACCAGATATAACAAAAATAACCGATGCTAGATCCTACCTTATAAGTTCGCAAACTGAAAACGCCGAACATAAGGCGCTAGCTCTAGAAAAAGAATTAGATTTAATTGAATCTAGAAAATATCTAGCAAATGATAAAATAAATTTAAAAGAACTTGATTTTAAAATAGTAGATATTCTCTACAAACTTCAAACTCAAAAATTTAAAAAAAGTCATTTGGAAAAATGGATATCAAACCTTTCTGAAAGCTCCAAAAAAGAAGAGTACGCAAAAAAATCTCTCGATGAAAAAAGGGTAGATGTTAGCAACTCATTAACTGAAGCTAAATTAAAATTAGACCGCATTCAAACTGCAATTGATACTATAAAAAAGAAAAAAGATTCTATTTTTAAAGGTAAAGAACAAATTTTCCAAGACTCTTTAAACGCTTACAGAGAAGCTGAACAAAATATATCCCTACAAATGAGTATCAGTCAGGAAATATTTCTCGTAAATTCAGAATTAATAAAATATAAAAATGATATTTTAAGCCAATATCAATTTATTTTAAGCGAGCTTGAAACAAGAAAATCATTTAGCATCTGGAAACGCTCGCAAGTCGCTATTTCTTTAGATGGATTATTAAAAGCACTAGATGACGCTGAAGAATTTGTAAAAGAATTTTTCTCCTATCTTCCAAATTTAATTTCTCCAAAAGCATTTATCACTATAGTAATGCAACAAACAACATTTGATTTTCTTGGATGGATTATTTTGATATGCATGTTCTTTTTATTTCTGTTTACATTCAAAATTTTATCCAAAATAATCTATCAAAAAATTAACTGCATAAAATTACCTAAAAACAAATTTAATATTTTTATCGCTTTGATCTCTAAATCTTTTTCCGATCTGCTGGTAAAGTATCCGAACTCAATCTATGTTTGGTTGTTTATATTGCTCGATATAAATATCAACTTCAAAAAATTAATAGGCTCTTTTGGAACATTTGCAACATATTCGGATAATAACTTTTTGAAAATTTGTTTCTATACTTTTTCTATCCCATTTTTATTGTTTTTATCATTTAAATTTTTATCGACATTGATAAAACTAAATAAAGATAATAATTGCATAATGATTCCACGAAATATAGAACCAATATACAAAGTAATAATTCAAACCTTTTTATATTCCACTGTAACTTTATACCCACTCAAAGAAGCTTTTTCTCTTTTTGTAGACAAAAGCTCTAGACTGCCTGATTTGGTAGAAACTATTTATCTAATAATTATTTCTATATTAATAATAATCCCTATAATGCTGCACAAAACCAAACTAGTAGAAATATTTTCGCCTCAAAATAATTTCCTGCGAAAAATAGTCTCTTTTGTATCTAAAAATTATTACTGGAGCATGCTCTTTTTATTTTTATTAATGATCCTATTTAATCCATACATAGGCTATTACAATCTTGCAATTATGATAGGATACGCGGTTCCTCTAACCATTTTAACGCTACACTTTATAATGTTTATTCATTCATTTGTTAGAAGTTCATCCGTTTATTGGTTTATTAGAGAAGAAGATGATGAAGTGGTAGATAGATTCGAACATGCAAAAGTCTATTATGGATTGTTTGTAATACTGTCACTTTTATCTCTCCTTGTAATTTCTCTAATATTCATGGCAAAAATATGGGGAGTCGAATCTCCTCTTGAATCAATTTGGTACCTTATTCAAGATAAATGGACAATCGATTTAGGTGATGGATACAAATTTGGAATAATTCAAGTGTTCGTATTTGGTTTATTTTTAGCTAGTGGATATTTGGTATCAACATTATTAGACAAATTCGTACTAATAAAATTCTTTGATATCCTTCGAATGGAATTCGGAATAAGAAACACAGTTTCGAGTATATCTCATTACATAATAATCTATTTAGTTATTGTAATAGGGTTAACCTATATAAATCTTGGTGGATTTGTAAAATGGGTAAGTGCCGCTGCAGCTGTTGGTATCGGTTTTGCTCTCAAAGATTTGCTGATGGATTTAGTTTGCGGATTTTTAGTTTTGATAGAACGGCCAATTGAAATTGGAAATTATGTTGAAATAGATAATGTCGAAGGTACAGTCAAAAAAATTACTCCTCGCACCACTACTATCAAAAACGGTTTACAAAAATCAATTATCATTCCAAACAGAGATGTAATCGGTAAAGCAATAATCAATTGGACCTATTCAAGAACAGATATTGGATTCGAAATAATAGTAGAAATTTCATATGAAAATGATCCCGAATTAGTTAAAAAAATTATCCTTGATATTTTACAAAGTGACAGTAGAATCTTGAGATCTCCAAATCCAATTTTGCGAGTCGAAGATTTTGGGGAAAACGGGTACAAATTTTTAATCAGAGCTTTTATTAGCGTTAGAAGAATAAAAGAACGTTGGGATATTGCAGCACACATAAGATCTCAAATTTTAAAAGAATTCAAAAAACATAATATTATAATCCCTTATCCTCAAAGAGAAATTAAAATTTTGGCAGATTATAGTAAAAAATAAAAATGAAAGAATAAATAAATGGCAAAAGCAAAAATAGGTGATACGGTAAAAGTACATTACACAGGCAAATTAAAAGATGGTTCAATTTTTGATTCATCAATCAACAAAACTCCTTTAGAATTTAAAATCGGAGACAAAACATTACTTCTAGATTTTGAAAATGCAGTAATAGGTATGGATCTTGAAGAATCTAAAATCATTAACATTATAGCCGAAAAAGCTTATGGCAAAATAAGAGAAGATCTTATAGCTAGCATCAGCAAAAAAGATTTTCCTCCTCACATTACACCTCAAGCTGGATTGCAACTTCAAATAAAAAATAATGAAAATCAAACTCTTTTGGTAACTATAACAAGCGTTACTGATGATATGGTAACAATTGATGCAAACCATCCTCTCGCAGGAGAAGATTTAATATTTGAAATCAAATTGGTAGAGATAAATTAAGAAAATGATAAAAAACTTAATTTATGTAATTTTGGGTGGAATAGTTGGAACGGTTTCCAGGTATTCCACTTACCTTTTAATCAATTATCTAAGTCTAAATTCTGTTTTTGCTACCTTGGCAGTAAATTTAATAGGATGTTTCGTTGCAGGCCTTATTTTTGGACTTTCACAAATTTTTAATTTTACAGAAAATATAAACTTATTCTTATTTGTTGGAATCTTAGGTGCTTTCACAACATTTTCCACATTCACATTAGACAACTATCTGTTACTTAACTCCAATAAAATCGGATTCTTAATTTTAAACATTTTATTAAATAATTTTTTGGGATTATTCATACTTTATTTGGGAATAATAATTTCGAAATACATCTTTAGATAAAAATTAGATTTAAATATTAAAATATTTTTTCATATTTTCAAAAGACACGCTAGGGTCTTCATGACCAAGATCATCGTAATCTAATTTTTTTATCGAAGAACCAAGCAATTCAATTAACCTATCATCTAAACTGTTTCCAATCTCTCTATCCCATCGACAAAGACTTAATTGAAAATTAAATTTATTTAATTCTTTTTGTTTTTTTAGATTTTCTAAAATTTTAATTGGTTGAACAATAAAAATACTATACTGTCCAAAGCTATTTAAATACCCTTCAACAAATATTTCAAAAAAAGCTCCATATCTATGACAAAAAACTTCATGCATATCCGTAATAGGCCTACACAAAAAGCAAACCCCATTTTGAACTGCACTTTTTATTTTATTTATTTTATTTGTATCAAGAGTATTTGCTTCTGTACCTTCAAATCCAAATTTTTTCCATGTATCTAAATAATCATAAGGATTTGTAAGCATATCTATCACTCTAATCCAAGCCGAGCCTCTTCTACAACAAGCTAATCCAGCAATCGAATCATATCCAGCTAAATAACTTAAAATAACGTGTAACAAAAGAATTTCAGCATCTCTAATCTGCCCAAAATTAACACTTAATAGATTATCAATAACCTTAACTTCCATTGAATCTTTATAATCAAATCTTAAAACCCCAAATCTTTGATTATTTTTAAACTTAAAATCCATTTCTAATAAAAAAGAATCACTCCAATCACCCAAAATAAGAATCGATTTTTTTTTAGAAAAATAATTAAATTTTGATACATCCAGATTTATTAAAGGAAAATTTAAATTTGATTCATAACCAAAAAAACCAAATATTACATTTTTATACTGATTTTCAATGAAATTGATAAATTCTTTTTTTCGAATTTTAACATTTTCATCGGCAAACATTTTTTGTATAAAAATGCGCATTAATTCAGTAGATTTATTTTTGGCTTTTTCTACTTTAGCTTCTTGCTCATAGCAAGATTCAAAAAAAGAATCTTTATCTTCCCCTAGTCCATTTAAGCTAGCTATATTCACAACAAAAATACAAAAAATTATTAAAATAATACGTTTAAACACCAAAGCTCCTAAATAAAATATTTACCCAAATTACAGCAAAAATTTTTTCTTGTAAAAAATACCTTTAATACTTATTTTTATACTGTTTTTAATCATATTAAACTTAATTTATAGGGTCATTTTTACATGAACATTTTAAACCAAGATTTTTTTGATAAACCAGTTTTAGAAGTTGCGCCAAAACTTCTTGGGAAATTACTTGTTCGAAAAATAGAAAATCAAACTATTTCTTTAATGATAACCGAGGTCGAAGCGTATGATGGACCTCTCGACCTTGCAAGCCATGGTAGATTTGGAAAAACTAAAAGAAATGAAGTCATGTTTGGCCCGGCAGGATATTTTTACGTTTATTTAATTTATGGAATGTATCAAATGCTAAACATAGTAACAGGACCCAAAGATTACCCTGCTGCCATTTTAATCAGAGGTGTGAAAAATATAAAAGGACCTGGACGTTTAACCAAACAATTAAAAATTGATAAATCGTTTAATGGATTAATCGCAAATAAAACATCGAATTTATGGTTTGAAGATAATGAAATACAAATTTCACAAAATGAAATAATTGCAACACCTCGAATCGGCGTAGAATATGCAAAAGAATGGGCACAAAAAGAATATCGATTTTTACTTAAATAACTACAACTCTATCTGATTAACAACGCCATGGAGTTTTTCAGCCGGAAGCTTGCAAAGATGAATATAAGAAGGCGTAACTTTCTTGATCAAAGAAAACAACCTCCAAAAAATATTTCTTGAAACAATATCTTCTATTCCATAGAAAATAACTTTTTCATCTACATCAAATTTTTTCAAAATGGCTTCAACATTTAAAACTTCCATATATCCAGCTTTTATTCTAAAAGCTTTTAAACCTTCACAAATATTTTTTTCAAAATAACCAGTCAACCCAAACGGTTCATCTAAAACTAAAATCGAAACTACAATGTTTTCTTCATAAATTATATGATCCATAAGCATTGTCTTGGTTATATAAGGTGGAATTTTATTAATTTCCCTAGAGAAAAATAAGGCTGTCCCTTTAATTTTTCGCACCTTTCCATAAACTTCTTCAAAACTATCAACAAATATATTTAACGCTATAGGC from Candidatus Dependentiae bacterium includes:
- a CDS encoding NUDIX hydrolase, whose protein sequence is MSKKSPLLLGTVLILEKNNKYLLGKRKNTNYMEGFYGLPGGKVDEGESLTQALIREAKEELGINVNKSDLKLVHVLNKKDGVYFFFYGLKWEGEPTNQEPHKCEDLNWFAIDALPQNTIYYVKDLIEKTKNNDMYTENFDYE
- a CDS encoding DNA mismatch repair protein MutT — encoded protein: MIKVKFHDLNSIEDHKLTFAAICAEHKSMWIWCKNKNRAWEIPGGRREPNENILDTAKRELYEETGAKEFELTALFEYSVTINDITTFGRIFYAEIQELGDLPSFEIEKIELLNIVPTELSFPKIQPLVFEEAKKRRNSF
- a CDS encoding peptidylprolyl isomerase, whose protein sequence is MAKAKIGDTVKVHYTGKLKDGSIFDSSINKTPLEFKIGDKTLLLDFENAVIGMDLEESKIINIIAEKAYGKIREDLIASISKKDFPPHITPQAGLQLQIKNNENQTLLVTITSVTDDMVTIDANHPLAGEDLIFEIKLVEIN
- a CDS encoding fluoride efflux transporter CrcB — encoded protein: MIKNLIYVILGGIVGTVSRYSTYLLINYLSLNSVFATLAVNLIGCFVAGLIFGLSQIFNFTENINLFLFVGILGAFTTFSTFTLDNYLLLNSNKIGFLILNILLNNFLGLFILYLGIIISKYIFR
- a CDS encoding 3-methyladenine DNA glycosylase, with the translated sequence MNILNQDFFDKPVLEVAPKLLGKLLVRKIENQTISLMITEVEAYDGPLDLASHGRFGKTKRNEVMFGPAGYFYVYLIYGMYQMLNIVTGPKDYPAAILIRGVKNIKGPGRLTKQLKIDKSFNGLIANKTSNLWFEDNEIQISQNEIIATPRIGVEYAKEWAQKEYRFLLK